The Neomonachus schauinslandi chromosome 11, ASM220157v2, whole genome shotgun sequence genome contains a region encoding:
- the SF1 gene encoding splicing factor 1 isoform X4, whose product MATGANATPLDFPSKKRKRSRWNQDTMEQKTVIPGMPTVIPPGLTREQERAYIVQLQIEDLTRKLRTGDLGIPPNPEDRSPSPEPIYNSEGKRLNTREFRTRKKLEEERHNLITEMVALNPDFKPPADYKPPATRVSDKVMIPQDEYPEINFVGLLIGPRGNTLKNIEKECNAKIMIRGKGSVKEGKVGRKDGQMLPGEDEPLHALVTANTMENVKKAVEQIRNILKQGIETPEDQNDLRKMQLRELARLNGTLREDDNRILRPWQSSETRSITNTTVCTKCGGAGHIASDCKFQRPGDPQSAQDKARMDKEYLSLMAELGEAPVPASVGSTSGPATTPLASAPRPAAPANNPPPPSLMSTTQSRPPWMNSGPSESRPYHGMHGGGPGGPGGGPHSFPHPLPSLTGGHGGHPMQHNPNGPPPPWMQPPPPPMNQGPHPPGHHGPPPMVPGKYACGLWGLSPASRKRYDAAAAYGHDAAAAAAAQWAAPAPSLWPSSPMAAAAAAASATPSAQQQYGFQYPLAMAAKYDDYHHERWHRVHPAMATAAGGCRSFSRSPSDARQPHYGAPAPRGPAASAARGPSPSAASAAWFRRHDVCPAPSSSASHGPF is encoded by the exons ATGGCGACCGGAGCGAACGCCACGCCGCTGG ACTTTCCAAGTAAGAAGCGGAAGAGGAGCCGCTGGAACCAAGATACAATGGAACAGAAGACGGTGATTCCGGGAATGCCTACAGTCATCCCCCCTGGACTTACTCGGGAACAAGAAAGAGCTTATATAG TGCAACTGCAGATAGAAGACCTGACTCGTAAACTGCGCACAGGAGACCTGGGCATCCCCCCTAACCCTGAGGACAG GTCCCCTTCCCCTGAGCCCATCTACAATAGCGAGGGGAAGCGGCTTAACACCCGCGAGTTCCGCACCCGCAAAAAGCTTGAAGAGGAGCGGCATAACCTCATCACAGAGATGGTTGCCCTCAACCCTGATTTCAAGCCACCTGCAGATTACAA acctCCAGCAACACGGGTGAGCGATAAAGTAATGATTCCACAAGACGAGTATCCAGAAATCAACTTTGTGGGGCTGCTGATTGGGCCCAG AGGGAACACCTTGAAGAACATAGAGAAGGAGTGTAATGCCAAGATTATGATCCGGGGGAAAGGGTCTGTTAAAGAAGGGAAAGTTGGCCGCAAAGATGGCCAGATGCTCCCTGGAGAAGATGAGCCACTTCATGCCCTAGTTACTGCCAACACCATGGAGAATGTGAAGAAAGCTGTGGAACAG ATAAGAAACATCTTGAAGCAGGGTATTGAGACCCCTGAGGACCAGAATGATCTACGGAAGATGCAGCTTCGGGAGTTGGCTCGCTTGAATGGGACCCTTCGGGAAGATGATAACAG GATCTTAAGACCCTGGCAGAGCTCAGAGACACGCAGCATTACCAATACCACAGTGTGTACCAAGTGTGGTGGGGCTGGACACATCGCTTCCGATTGCAAATTCCAAAG GCCTGGTGACCCCCAGTCAGCTCAGGATAAAGCACGGATGGATAAGGAATATTTGTCTCTCATGGCTGAACTGGGCGAAGCGCCAGTGCCGGCATCTGTGGGCTCCACCTCGGGGCCCGCCACCACGCCCCTGGCCAGTGCACCTCGGCCTGCTGCTCCTGCCAACAACCCACCTCCACCG TCTCTCATGTCCACCACCCAGAGCCGCCCACCCTGGATGAATTCTGGCCCTTCAGAGAGTCGGCCCTACCATGGCATGCACGGAGGTGGTCCTGGTGGGCCTGGAGGTGGCCCCCACAGCTTCCCACACCCATTACCCAGCCTGACAGGTGGGCATGGTGGACATCCCATGCAGCACAACCCTAACGGACCCCCACCCCCTTGGATGCAGCCGCCACCACCACCGATGAACCAGGGCCCCCACCCACCTGGGCATCATGGCCCTCCTCCAATGG TACCTGGGAAGTACGCCTGTGGGCTCTGGGGTCTATCGCCTGCATCAAGGAAAAG GTATGATGCCGCCGCCGCCTATGGGCATgatgccgccgccgccgccgccgcccagtgggcagcccccgccccctccctctggccctcttcccccatggcagcagcagcagcagcagcctccGCCACCCCCTCCGCCCAGCAGCAGTATGGCTTCCAGTACCCCCTTGCCATGGCAGCAAA ATACGACGACTACCACCACGAGCGCTGGCACAGGGTCCATCCCGCCATGGCAACAGCAGCAGGCGGCTGCCGCAGCTTCTCCAGGAGCCCCTCAGATGCAAGGCAACCCCACTATGGTGCCCCTGCCCCCCGGGGTCCAGCCGCCTCTGCCGCCCggggcccctccccctccgccgcCTCCGCCGCCTGGTTCCGCCGGCATGATGTatgccccgccccctcctcctccgcctcccaTGGACCCTTCTAA